One genomic region from Antedon mediterranea chromosome 3, ecAntMedi1.1, whole genome shotgun sequence encodes:
- the LOC140044037 gene encoding uncharacterized protein, with product MSREDVEFVKLMGKEMNRMQSLIRTLDKKLEMKVHYLAFMEKVFSKQHAELVEDDNHDEECWYIPHFGVYHPQKPGKIRVVFDSSAQFQDTSLNNVLMSGPDLVNGLLGVLIRFRQDPVAFVADIEQMLYSFQVVEEHRDYLRFLWFEDNDPSKVLRTYRMKVHIFGNKPSPAVATLGLRKTAQEGESKFGADAREFVEKNCYVDDGLKSLATSDEAIDLLKRTQAMLATANLRLHKIVSNDAKVIAAFSPQDVASNMCNLDLGSDTPLMQRSLGVLWDVKSDAFTFSITEVSSKAFTKRGVLSEINSIYDPIGFASPVIIEGRRLLREMTRDQCIDWDEPLPKQLYDSWQKWQSSIVQLSEVLIPRPYTSFPSNQSIQRELHTFSDASNTAIGAVSYLRITDKVGEVHLSFVVGKAKLAPKAATSIPRLELCGAVLAAEVAKCVKTELDFNLDATHFYTDSKVVLGYIRNKTRRFYMYVGNRVDQILQSTKPPEQWKYVKTDINPADQATRSIKAKDLQNSAWIQGPRFLLNKNSCERNTTVCDISEIEEDPEVRPVVATSATEVQSAKSLGSERFSRFSNWGNLVRAIGSLVHIACTFTETKKKDCSGWHVCMIPPPVLIKAKQIVVKCAQLDEFTAEINHMKNGKHLPKTSTLVKLTPYLDNKGVMRVGGRLEMGLAEEGGHPMILPKHHHVTTLIIRHYHQQVQHQGRHLTHGRIRSEGFWIIGGKRSISKELEKYVVCKKQRGKQETQKMADLPKECLTSAPSFTYVGFDVFGPWMVRTRRTRGGQANGKRWAICLLACVVGLSI from the coding sequence ATGTCCAGAGAAGATGTGGAGTTCGTGAAACTTATGGGAAAAGAGATGAATCGTATGCAGTCTCTTATTCGCACACTGGATAAGAAGCTAGAGATGAAAGTTCACTACTTAGCGTTCATGGAGAAAGTATTCTCAAAGCAACATGCTGAGCTCGTCGAAGATGACAATCATGATGAAGAGTGCTGGTATATACCACACTTTGGTGTGTACCATCCACAAAAGCCAGGGAAGATCCGGGTGGTTTTTGATTCCAGTGCGCAATTCCAAGATACATCACTTAACAACGTGTTAATGAGTGGACCAGATCTGGTAAATGGGTTGCTTGGTGTATTGATACGGTTCAGGCAGGATCCTGTGGCGTTTGTAGCAGACATTGAGCAAATGTTATACTCATTTCAAGTCGTGGAAGAACACAGAGATTATCTTCGGTTCCTGTGGTTCGAAGACAACGACCCAAGCAAAGTATTGAGAACGTATCGGATGAAAGTTCACATCTTCGGAAACAAGCCTTCTCCAGCTGTTGCTACGCTAGGACTGAGAAAGACTGCACAAGAAGGAGAGAGCAAGTTTGGCGCAGATGCAAGAGAGTTCGTGGAGAAGAATTGTTATGTCGATGATGGGCTGAAGTCTTTAGCTACTTCAGATGAGGCGATCGACCTGCTCAAGCGCACACAAGCCATGTTAGCCACAGCTAATTTACGATTACACAAGATCGTCTCAAACGATGCAAAAGTGATAGCAGCTTTCTCACCTCAAGATGTAGCAAGTAACATGTGCAACCTCGATCTCGGATCTGACACCCCTCTTATGCAAAGGTCATTAGGGGTACTGTGGGATGTCAAGTCAGATGCTTTTACTTTCTCTATTACGGAGGTTAGCAGCAAGGCATTCACTAAGCGAGGAGTGCTGTCAGAAATCAACAGCATATATGACCCAATTGGCTTTGCGTCACCCGTCATTATAGAGGGAAGAAGGCTGTTAAGGGAAATGACAAGAGATCAATGCATAGATTGGGATGAGCCATTACCGAAACAGCTATATGATTCATGGCAGAAGTGGCAAAGCTCCATAGTTCAACTTTCAGAGGTTCTGATCCCTCGTCCTTATACATCATTTCCATCAAACCAGTCCATCCAGAGAGAACTCCACACATTCTCTGATGCTTCTAACACAGCCATTGGCGCTGTGTCTTACCTCAGAATTACTGATAAAGTGGGAGAAGTTCACCTGAGTTTTGTTGTTGGAAAGGCAAAGCTAGCACCTAAAGCTGCGACATCAATACCACGCTTAGAGTTGTGCGGAGCAGTACTTGCCGCAGAAGTCGCAAAATGTGTTAAAACTGAATTGGATTTTAACTTGGATGCCACACATTTTTACACCGATAGCAAGGTCGTTCTCGGTTATATCAGAAATAAAACCCGTAGGTTCTACATGTACGTGGGGAACAGAGTGGATCAGATTCTTCAGTCGACCAAACCCCCAGAACAATGGAAATATGTTAAAACAGATATAAACCCAGCCGATCAAGCTACAAGATCCATCAAGGCTAAAGACTTACAGAACTCGGCATGGATTCAAGGACCAAGATTCCTACTTAATAAGAACTCGTGTGAGAGAAACACAACGGTCTGTGACATCAGTGAAATTGAAGAGGATCCCGAAGTAAGACCTGTCGTAGCTACCAGTGCTACAGAAGTTCAGTCAGCCAAATCACTGGGATCCGAGCGATTTAGCAGATTTTCGAATTGGGGAAATCTTGTGCGAGCAATTGGAAGTCTTGTGCATATTGCTTGTACGTTCACAGAAACCAAGAAAAAAGACTGTAGTGGGTGGCATGTATGCATGATTCCACCACCTGTATTGATTAAGGCAAAACAGATTGTAGTGAAATGTGCTCAACTTGATGAATTCACAGCTGAAATCAATCACATGAAGAATGGAAAACATCTTCCCAAGACAAGTACGCTAGTAAAGCTTACACCTTATTTGGATAACAAGGGAGTCATGCGAGTTGGAGGACGTTTAGAAATGGGACTAGCCGAAGAAGGAGGGCATCCTATGATTCTTCCCAAACATCACCATGTTACAACATTAATCATCCGCCACTACCACCAACAAGTTCAACACCAAGGCAGACACCTAACACATGGAAGAATACGTAGTGAAGGCTTCTGGATAATAGGTGGCAAGAGGTCAATCTCAAAGGAGCTtgaaaagtatgtagtttgcaAGAAGCAGAGAGGAAAGCAAGAGACACAGAAAATGGCTGATTTACCTAAGGAATGCTTAACATCAGCTCCCTCATTCACATATGTAGGGTTTGACGTATTCGGTCCTTGGATGGTACGAACACGGCGCACAAGAGGTGGACAAGCAAACGGAAAACGATGGGCCATTTGTTTACTTGCATGTGTAGTCGGGCTGTCCATATAG
- the LOC140044038 gene encoding uncharacterized protein translates to MDTSSCLNALRRFFAIRGPAKQLRSDCGTNFVGACNILGESIQKEGQDKIKRYLLTRECEWVFNPPHASHMGGSWERMIGVARKIIDGMFRDLGETKLTHEVLVTLMAEVSETINARPLVEVSTDPESPQIISPNTLLTQKSQPFAALPGAFCNADLYGKRWRTVQHLAKKFWSKWKRDYIPTLQNRSKWQHEKRNIKEGDIVLLKEKDTVRNDWPLGRIVKAIEGSDGRVRRVEVTVYRGGELKTFARPISELVLIMPTP, encoded by the coding sequence ATGGATACCTCAAGCTGCTTGAACGCCCTTAGAAGATTCTTTGCGATAAGAGGTCCTGCGAAACAACTACGGTCAGATTGTGGGACGAATTTTGTTGGTGCGTGCAATATCTTGGGTGAAAGTATTCAGAAAGAAGgacaagataaaattaaacgCTATCTATTGACCCGTGAATGTGAGTGGGTGTTCAACCCGCCTCATGCATCCCATATGGGAGGAAGTTGGGAACGTATGATTGGAGTAGCAAGGAAGATTATAGATGGTATGTTTAGAGATCTTGGAGAAACCAAGTTAACCCACGAAGTCCTGGTAACACTAATGGCAGAAGTATCAGAAACTATTAATGCACGACCCTTAGTAGAAGTCTCTACTGATCCTGAATCACCACAAATAATATCACCAAACACTCTACTTACTCAAAAGTCTCAACCATTCGCAGCACTTCCTGGAGCGTTTTGTAATGCTGATTTGTATGGTAAGCGGTGGCGAACGGTACAGCACTTGGCTAAAAAATTTTGGTCAAAATGGAAAAGAGACTATATCCCTACACTTCAGAACAGAAGCAAGTGGCAACATGAAAAGAGGAATATAAAGGAAGGAGATATTGTTCTTCTAAAGGAGAAAGACACCGTCAGAAATGATTGGCCTTTGGGACGAATCGTTAAAGCAATTGAAGGATCAGACGGACGAGTTAGGAGAGTGGAAGTGACTGTTTATAGAGGTGGAGAACTGAAAACCTTTGCAAGACCGATTAGTGAATTGGTACTGATAATGCCGACTCCTTAA